The following DNA comes from Thunnus thynnus chromosome 3, fThuThy2.1, whole genome shotgun sequence.
AAGTAGGAAATATAGCTAACATAACATACAGTAGCAAGCAAATACTGCTAGGTCATTTCTAGATATCTAGATAGATGGTTGGTGATTCAGTATTGTATTGAGCAACAAAGGTTGTCTTTTGAGAATATGTCATCTCCTATTTGTAATTTTAGATTTGTCATCCTTTTCTCCCCGAATGGAAATGCTAAATTCTTCTCCCCAACAGAGTCTAAAATTGTGAAGTATTTGTTTGGATGGCAGGTAACAAGCAGTTTAACAAGAAAGCATATCAGAGTAACTTTCATTGACTTGATACTAGATATACTTTCTGTTCATAAAACTTTCAGGGCTTTCGGCATCATCTCACGCTCCTAAACTGTAACCAAAACTGTTGAATGCTGGCAAGTTGCCTGCCCTATTTTTGCTCTTAACTGCAAAAGACAGTTTGTACTGTTCTACCATACTTGGCCCCTATATTTCATCTTGGAGTTAACTGAGAGCATTTTGAGTGTTTTCAACCAATCATGTTTTCACACCATTTTGTAGATCATAAAGTTTCAGGGGTATAGAGTGCTCCAGTCAATGTTGTTTCCAGATACActgaatttagtggcatctctTTTCCCTCTTTGTAGACTGGGAGTACTGCAATGACCAGCCGGCACCTTAGCCATGCAGAGAGCGCTCATTCTACAGACAAACAGCCACCTGCCGTGGCCCCCAAGCTCCATGTCCAGCGATCCCTGTCAAAGGAGACCATCACCATCCACTTCTCAGCTCTtgggaaggaggaagaggaggaggaagaagagctgTACAAGGCAACTGTTTCCCCTACCTCAGCCACTCAGGATGACTCGCATATTGTGACAGGCTTAGAGGCAAGTGAGGAAATGTTTGAAGGGGCGCAGTTGTACTCTGCAGCTGAGGCTGCTGTCATGCCTGAATCCACTAGACTTTCTCCCATTTCTAAACGTCACACCAACAACTCTCCCACACAAACACCGTCATCGCGTATTGCTGAGCATAAAGGCTCAAGTTCTAATTCCTCTCCCACTAAATCATTGAGCTTTCCCTCCAGTGACAAACCCTTCTTCAGCTTGGTGaagtctctctcctctgacaTTGAGTCACGTGAAGGGGTCTCTTCTATTGCTGCTCCGACAATAAGACATAGGCATCTGATGAAGTCTCTGGTCAAATCCTTATCTTCAGATACATCCCAGgacccatcctcctcctccacgcCCTACCGTCTTCCAGAACCCCGCCTTAACTTGCAACTTTTCAAGCAATTCACACAGTCCCGGATGTCAACTGCCACCACATCATCAGCTGGTGATTCAAAAACTGCCCCTTCCTCTCCATTAACCTCACCAGACAACCGAAGCTTCTTCAAAGTTTCTGAAGTCGAGGCACGAATTGAAGACACTAAGCGCCGTCTCTCTGAGGTCATCTATGAACCACTACAACTTCTGAGTAAGATTATGGATGAAAAGAGCAGCAGCGGCATTTACCGACCCAAGGCCCTATCTGCCAGCGCCTCAGAGCTCTCTGACACTACTTCTATCAATGGTCACATGGAGAGCAACAACAATTACTGCatcaaagaggaagaaggaggtgAGTGGGAGGCTGACAGCCCCAACAGTGAGGCCTCTGGTCCAGCTGAAGCACTTGCTCCCCCCTCTGTTGACACTAAGAGCCCCAACAAATCGTCTTTACTTTCCATGTCAATGGAAAAGTGCACCATGTCCGCTCTTGCAAAACAGGAGGATGAGGACTTTTGCATCCTGTACAGCGAGGACTTTGAGACTTGCGCTGACACTGAAGGTTATGGTGGTGACAGAACTGATGATACTGGAACTGGTAGTCAAACTAGAGTACCGCTAAGTGATAGTACAGAACCATGCAGTGAATATGAATTGGAAAGTATTGAGCCGGCACCTAGTGTTCCACACTATACTCTGATTGTCCTCACTGTACTGGTATATGGGTATTTTGTATTACCTTTGCCCAGCTACATTGGAGGGATGCTGCTTGGGATTGGGCTGGGATTCTTTTTAGCCATTGGTGTTGTATGGCTGACAGGACCAAAACCTTCAGGTCGTAGTTTTAGACATTCAAGACACCATGGGAAGCTGTGGAATCTGACAAAGTTGGACATTAAAGAACCGGAAATCTTTAAGGTtagtaaatcttttttttctgttttcttattttttcgtTTTGAACCCCTCAAATTCAGTCTGTCATGCTGCAGAAGCCTTTGACTGCTCAGAATGTTGATATGTCAATTGAGTGGTATTACAGGAACATGTTATAAGAGCATTACATGATCGattaaataatgatgttttaatgaaaactgAAGCGTTTTAAAACTTAAGCCTAGTCTCCTAACTGCTTTATGTTGTTACTAGGAGTGTTTAAACCTGTAGGTCATAATAGATAGACACTGACACTCCTCTCTTTGTGGATATTATACAAGGCAGTGTGAAAAATAGTGATGCAGATTAGATAACAaattttcaggggctttaaagttagtacatacagacaggtgacaaattaaaagaaaaactggtacagatctgaatgcttgacccctacattGAGGTGACCCAGGGGccctgttatgctgtgggggggcattttgctggcatggtttgagTCCACTTGtctccttagagggaagagtcaccgcaaatcaatacaaagttgttctgagtgatcaccttcatcctatgatgaaatatttctatcctgatgggagtggtctcttccaggatgacaatgccccaattcacaggacatgaggggtcactgaatggtttgatttaatatgaaaatgatgtgaatcatatgctatggccttcacagtcaccagatctcaacacctatgggagattttggaccaacatgttagacagcgctctccaccaccatcatcaaaacactaaatgagggaatatctttttgaagaatggtgttcatccctccagaagagttcagagacttgtagaaccAATGCCAAActgcattgaagctgttctggtagcacatggtggcccaacaccttactaagacaatttatgttggtttttccttaaatttgtcacccatctgtactATTAAGTGCATACATATGTCCGGAGATGCCCCTCAGTCaagagtttatttttattggtgTGTTTAGGGTGCCTCAGGGCTGCAGTGTGTCATGGAAAAAAGGTCATGTCCAATACAGACTGTAGGTCTTTATACAACATTATCAATTTTGTCACAGACGATGTAATTCCATTATGTAATTGATGGAATTATATAAtagtacatttatttatctatcaaCCCATCCATAATCCATAATTATTCTGTGCAGGATTGTGGGGTCTGGTGCATACCCCAGCACTCATTTGGTGAGAAGTGGGGTACACCCTGGACAGATCACAGGCTTAatacatgcagacagacaaatatttacatattaacacacattcatacctCTCTCCAgtttagtttgacatttttacaatgCTAACCACTGCACCATGGTGCCACCTCTGATTTatgtattaaaacaacagaCCACAGAATTGAATAATAAAAACTACATGACATGAACTTATATATTAAAAAGAGGTAGGATTTTACTTGATTGTGGCACTGTGTACAGCTGTGTCTGTGGGATGCTGTGtacaaagacaaacatgcaATTTAAGAGGCACCTTTCCATGACACTTTTCATATTGAAGTGACAAAGCAGCAAATAGACTGAATGTGGATCCTGGGCTTAATATAGCCAGAGGAACTTCAAAGTCCAATgcagaaaacaaatgacaacAAACTGTTTACGACTTTAAAAGACAGTGGTTACAAGACACTCTATTATCAGTGTGAAGTTCACAAGGAAAGACAAGTAACCTTTTCTATCACTGTAGAAACATGTTACATAGGTGACATCACACGGTGAGCAGATATTTACAGTGTCCTTATTTTGCAGGCAATGTTTGACTGTTGTCTTCTCTATGTTTGCTGTTGTTCAAAAGCATTTCTCTCttcaattgctttttttttttttaaaaaaaaaccatctaCATGACAAATCGTACTTATTTGAATTTctgacagattttttaaaattaatttgcaagTCATTCCTTGAAATGTAATTGGTTACGACTTCTTTCCAGGGCTGGATGAATGAGATATCGAACTACGACCCAGAGACATACCACGCCACATTGACACACTCTGTGTATGTTCGGTTGGAGGGCTCCACCATTCGTCTTTCTAAACCCAACCACAACGTCCCCCGTCGTGCCACACACAATGAACCAAAACCTGATGTCACCTACATCAGTCAGAAGATCTATGATCTCACCAACAGCAAAGTATGTGATCGCATTACTTTTTCCCCTGATAGGATTATATACATCCTTAAAGCTctggaaatgtaaaagaaaTTTGTTCTTAATCCTTCTGTACCTGGGTTGAGTGTTGTATGTCAACTGTAATTACCCATCaagaaaagtctttttttttttttttcaaataacacatttgCTGATGTTTAAGTCCATATAGTAAATCAAGTCCAAGGTAATTCAACACTTTAACACTTTTTTAACAACACTTTCTTTCTCCCTGAATCTTCCCCCAGGTATATCTAGCGCCTCAGAGTTTGGCCAGGAAACGTATATGGAACAAAAAATACCCCATCTGCATTGAACTTGGCAAACAGGATGACTTCATGTCAAAGGCTGAGGGTGACAGGTGGGAGGCCGGTGACAGCTGGACCACAAGGGACAGAGGAGAGGGGACAGGAGGAGCGCAGGAGAGGGCTTGGTCATCCTCCTCAAGTAGGGATCTGACCCTCTATCTGTTTGGAAGGACtgggagggagaaggaggagtggTTTCAGCGGTTTCTTTCAGCTTCCAAGCTCAAGGCAGATTTGAAGAAAGCTTCCAGTGTTGTGGGGAGTAAGAGCGGTGAGCAAAActaatgtttttgttgacaaGACTGTTGTCAGTTGTTCCTCTGCAGTTGACAGTTGTAGAGGACATAaacctttctttctttgtccatttattttgttttttcaaggcTAAATTgtctaaatatatttttaaaaggatCCTTTCATACACTACAGCTAGAGAAGTGGCACTTCCTAACTTAAGTTTTGCTAGTTTAGGAACAGTGAGTGCAGCATCTAATTCCTCACCTTTCTCTGATATTCGCTTTTGCCCACAGCTATGAGCTCTCACAGtcgcagcagcagccgcagcagtCTGGATGAGGCACTGGGATCTCAGCCCAGGTCAAAGGATTCCTCAATCTCCTCAACAGCAGGCAGTGCCAAAGCTAAGCCATTCTTGGAATACAGTGTCTACATGGCCTCCATACTGCCAAAACAGGTGGCAGTCAGCCCTGCAGCTGCCAGCCCTGTTCTCCAGAGTCCACAGAGCAGCCCTGGAGCTGACAAGAAGGTAGCACATACTCATCATCCATTAACACTATTTAGCACATTTTTGTCTCTAATTTGCTTTTATTAATCGCCAAACCAATCATCTAATTTGCAATGTCAACCCCATGTGTAACAAGCAGTGAAATTCCAAACAAGAACAGGCAGCTAATATTGTGACTTATCCTTGTAAAGATGAAGTCAGCGGAGTGGAATAAGATTGTGTTTTCGGgggttaaatgttttataatccTGTACAAAGACACAAGATTCATATTCTTTCTATTCTTTCCTCATCCTTGCTTTGTCCTTAGCTTCAGAGCACCACCTCAGCTCAGTCGCAGCtcggagaggaggaggaggaggatccTGTTGCCTGGGTGAATGCAGCTCTTGGCCGGGTCTTCTGGGACTTCCTGAGTGAGCCCTACTGGGCTGAACTGGTCTCCAAGAAGATTCAGATGAAGCTCAGCAAGATACGGGTGAGTGGAGCAAGGCCCATAGCAACCTCTCCCTTAGCAGTGGTTGAAATTTAAACAAGCAATCAAGAGAGAAAGTTAGAGAgtagagaagaaataaaaaaaaaaaattagttatACTCACCTTCCTGCGGAAAACCACATGTGGGTATGCTCACATACACAAGCTCTCcaaatgtcagtgtgtatttttgtgaaGCTCTTCACAGGCCCCAGCAGCTCCACACTGGGCTCAAAGACAGAGGGAGGCAGAAACTCCTTATCCTTCACTTCTATCCCTTTATCccactttttctttctgatcCTGTCCCCCAGGCAAACTTGTTTTGCTTCATCATAACAATGTTTTGGTCTGCGTGACTGCAGCTAATATTGTAGTCTTAATACAATGATGGAAAAAGATTGAGCACAGTTCAATCCGCAATGGACTGACAAGATCAGACAGTTGATTATAAGGTGTGGTGGAGGGAAGAGTGtctttcgtgtgtgtgtgtgtgtgtgtgtgtgtgtgtgtgtgtgtgtgtgtgtgtgtgtgtgtgtgtgtgtgtgtacgtacatGAGTGTGATTGTATCTACagcatttatgtgttttcatgtaatgtgtttccattttttcattcatttttagtCCCAAAATCTGATATTCACTTTTGGAGTAAAAGTAATCCCTACTCATTACAAGTTAATTACGATACAGTATTAATGTATCACAAATGATAGTGATACATAAGCTGGCCTCTATATCCTCTtatacaatattttcatattggTTATATCATACTCTGCAAATTCATAATCAATATACAGTGTGCTCAGCTACGTTGTATGCGTTTGTCTTTTCCAGTTGCCTTACTTCATGAATGAGCTAACCCTGACAGAACTGGACATGGGCGTGGTCACTCCCAGAATCCTTGGCGCATCCAAACCTTCCATTGACTACCAAGGCAAGAGAGAAAGCAatgacacacacaagcacacaaaaacacatgcacacacacatagtgggACTTCTAAAGAGATACTGGCATGCCCAGCCAGTGGCACATCGAGCTCTTTGCATGATTTCTCTGAAAGTCTCTCATTTACTGTGAAGTATTTGCTTTTCCACAGAGcatattttagtgtctttcatgTTTGAAAGCACAACATCCCTACATTGATCACCTGCCCGTCAGTTAACTATGTCTACATTAGAGATAACAAAGATAAACAGGTGGTAATGCTAGGTAGTTATTAAGGATCAGGATACATTTTGTTAGCTTAAGTGCATGTGTGCCgccaaatacacatacatactgaaAAAAGAACCagctaaaaaatgttttcacacattgGATAGTGAATTGAAcgctcaaacacacagataaaatttaataaataaacaaaacagatttaacAATTTCTCAACTTTTGTGAAAACTGGCCACAGTTTTTACAGATTCTCACTCTGTGCCACTTGCAGGGTCTGCTTAACACAAATGAAGAGTGGCATTTGTTATGCCTTTGCacatacatgaatataaagttgctgtgtcacacaaacacacacaggagctcTCAGTATATGTGAAGTAAACAAGACAAAGCTTCTTACAAGCAAGAATCACGCCACATTTCACAATTCCCATCATCCTGTGCACAAAGTGTTTAAGTGCCACGCTCAGAGGTATAAgcaaaggtgaaaaaaagagCTGAATTCATTTGAGCTAGCTTGACAGAGTGCAAATGAGTCACAATGAATGAACATACGGTAGATGATATTCCTGTGATGAATACTTTCTAAGTGTGTCATTTCAgtatgtattaaaataaaatgtggcCAAAATTCATACTAAAAATAAGAGCTTTGTTGCAATCtttccaaaaatacaaataatttcatttctCAAAACTTTTAGTAACAAGAAATGGTCTAAAATGTCAAATGGGGTGAACACTTTTGCAACCCACTGCATGTGCACAAGTGTGTGGACAGAAGTGACATTTTGTTGCATGACAAGCCATtgctctcattctctctcaaGCC
Coding sequences within:
- the LOC137179517 gene encoding testis-expressed protein 2-like isoform X1, producing the protein MTSRHLSHAESAHSTDKQPPAVAPKLHVQRSLSKETITIHFSALGKEEEEEEEELYKATVSPTSATQDDSHIVTGLEASEEMFEGAQLYSAAEAAVMPESTRLSPISKRHTNNSPTQTPSSRIAEHKGSSSNSSPTKSLSFPSSDKPFFSLVKSLSSDIESREGVSSIAAPTIRHRHLMKSLVKSLSSDTSQDPSSSSTPYRLPEPRLNLQLFKQFTQSRMSTATTSSAGDSKTAPSSPLTSPDNRSFFKVSEVEARIEDTKRRLSEVIYEPLQLLSKIMDEKSSSGIYRPKALSASASELSDTTSINGHMESNNNYCIKEEEGGEWEADSPNSEASGPAEALAPPSVDTKSPNKSSLLSMSMEKCTMSALAKQEDEDFCILYSEDFETCADTEGYGGDRTDDTGTGSQTRVPLSDSTEPCSEYELESIEPAPSVPHYTLIVLTVLVYGYFVLPLPSYIGGMLLGIGLGFFLAIGVVWLTGPKPSGRSFRHSRHHGKLWNLTKLDIKEPEIFKGWMNEISNYDPETYHATLTHSVYVRLEGSTIRLSKPNHNVPRRATHNEPKPDVTYISQKIYDLTNSKVYLAPQSLARKRIWNKKYPICIELGKQDDFMSKAEGDRWEAGDSWTTRDRGEGTGGAQERAWSSSSSRDLTLYLFGRTGREKEEWFQRFLSASKLKADLKKASSVVGSKSAMSSHSRSSSRSSLDEALGSQPRSKDSSISSTAGSAKAKPFLEYSVYMASILPKQVAVSPAAASPVLQSPQSSPGADKKLQSTTSAQSQLGEEEEEDPVAWVNAALGRVFWDFLSEPYWAELVSKKIQMKLSKIRLPYFMNELTLTELDMGVVTPRILGASKPSIDYQGLWFDLEISYSGSFLMTLETKMNLIRLGKEGENLRLGEFGKDGYRPRTYCLADSDEESSSAGSSDEEDSSELSNESAGAEGFVGGHKPSKIMRFVDKIAKSKYFQKATETEFIKKKMEEVSNTPLLLTVEVQELQGTLAVNIPPPPTDRIWYGFRKPPHLELKARPKLGEREVTLAHVTDWIEKKLDQEFQKIFVMPNMDDVWLTIMHSAMDQRTSGGPLVGPTVDPEPSQSERDSTSQP
- the LOC137179517 gene encoding testis-expressed protein 2-like isoform X2, encoding MTSRHLSHAESAHSTDKQPPAVAPKLHVQRSLSKETITIHFSALGKEEEEEEEELYKATVSPTSATQDDSHIVTGLEASEEMFEGAQLYSAAEAAVMPESTRLSPISKRHTNNSPTQTPSSRIAEHKGSSSNSSPTKSLSFPSSDKPFFSLVKSLSSDIESREGVSSIAAPTIRHRHLMKSLVKSLSSDTSQDPSSSSTPYRLPEPRLNLQLFKQFTQSRMSTATTSSAGDSKTAPSSPLTSPDNRSFFKVSEVEARIEDTKRRLSEVIYEPLQLLSKIMDEKSSSGIYRPKALSASASELSDTTSINGHMESNNNYCIKEEEGGEWEADSPNSEASGPAEALAPPSVDTKSPNKSSLLSMSMEKCTMSALAKQEDEDFCILYSEDFETCADTEGYGGDRTDDTGTGSQTRVPLSDSTEPCSEYELESIEPAPSVPHYTLIVLTVLVYGYFVLPLPSYIGGMLLGIGLGFFLAIGVVWLTGPKPSGRSFRHSRHHGKLWNLTKLDIKEPEIFKGWMNEISNYDPETYHATLTHSVYVRLEGSTIRLSKPNHNVPRRATHNEPKPDVTYISQKIYDLTNSKVYLAPQSLARKRIWNKKYPICIELGKQDDFMSKAEGDRWEAGDSWTTRDRGEGTGGAQERAWSSSSSRDLTLYLFGRTGREKEEWFQRFLSASKLKADLKKASSVVGSKSAMSSHSRSSSRSSLDEALGSQPRSKDSSISSTAGSAKAKPFLEYSVYMASILPKQVAVSPAAASPVLQSPQSSPGADKKLQSTTSAQSQLGEEEEEDPVAWVNAALGRVFWDFLSEPYWAELVSKKIQMKLSKIRLPYFMNELTLTELDMGVVTPRILGASKPSIDYQGLWFDLEISYSGSFLMTLETKMNLIRLGKEGENLRLGEFGKDGPRTYCLADSDEESSSAGSSDEEDSSELSNESAGAEGFVGGHKPSKIMRFVDKIAKSKYFQKATETEFIKKKMEEVSNTPLLLTVEVQELQGTLAVNIPPPPTDRIWYGFRKPPHLELKARPKLGEREVTLAHVTDWIEKKLDQEFQKIFVMPNMDDVWLTIMHSAMDQRTSGGPLVGPTVDPEPSQSERDSTSQP